From a region of the Streptomyces caniferus genome:
- a CDS encoding maleylpyruvate isomerase family mycothiol-dependent enzyme, whose amino-acid sequence MTGAHTLPAEAVRAAVEASQERLRTLLPALTDDGVREASELPGWTRAHVLSHIEGVALALARQARYALRGELIEPYDGGRPARAAAIEAGAVRAAAALGDAVRAALAEASAAWAAVGPADWARPVKHRDSDLRAALLCWWRELEIHTADARIGHGPRDWPRELCHHLLEHLAPRAPEDLHLVLTATDDALTRRYGDGDAPTVTVGGPLTDLAAWLAGRTPHHPLDCRRSGRTVPPPELLDWP is encoded by the coding sequence GTGACCGGTGCGCACACGCTGCCGGCCGAGGCGGTACGGGCCGCGGTCGAGGCGAGTCAGGAGCGGCTCCGTACCCTGCTGCCCGCGCTGACCGACGACGGCGTGCGGGAGGCGAGCGAACTGCCCGGCTGGACCCGCGCCCATGTCCTCTCGCATATCGAGGGCGTCGCGCTGGCCCTGGCCCGGCAGGCCCGCTACGCGCTGCGCGGCGAGCTGATCGAGCCGTACGACGGCGGGCGTCCGGCGCGCGCCGCCGCGATCGAGGCCGGTGCGGTGCGCGCGGCGGCGGCGCTCGGGGACGCGGTTCGGGCCGCCCTGGCCGAGGCCTCCGCGGCCTGGGCGGCGGTCGGTCCGGCCGACTGGGCGCGGCCGGTGAAGCATCGCGACAGCGATCTGCGTGCCGCGTTGCTGTGCTGGTGGCGGGAGTTGGAGATCCATACGGCGGACGCCCGGATCGGCCACGGTCCGCGGGACTGGCCGCGGGAGCTCTGCCACCACCTCCTGGAGCATCTGGCACCCCGCGCCCCCGAGGATCTGCACCTCGTCCTGACGGCGACGGACGACGCCCTCACACGGCGGTACGGCGACGGCGACGCGCCGACGGTCACCGTCGGCGGCCCGCTCACCGACCTCGCGGCGTGGCTGGCCGGCCGCACTCCGCACCACCCGCTCGACTGCCGCCGGTCGGGGAGGACCGTTCCCCCGCCCGAGCTGCTCGACTGGCCGTAG
- a CDS encoding aminoglycoside phosphotransferase family protein: protein MYAASSAVTAPTRPYRPHPTGSGPYLDPSPSAGAVTGLPGGRTRRMQGTSSQPLSGRLDLSGPQGAQLRAAVASVQRICPEFNPVQVLRRSSRSVLLVGTTGRMTAVAKCLLDHSPAWAERFRQEISAYRAFVRHRPPVRVPRLVAADPDNCTLIVERMPGRVAALTRHPSEAPPRADVRAALSAICRINLWRPPAGLFDAPLDYAGRIGRYHDLGLLTDRDLGDLQKLVHGLSHTQGQFCHGDALLNNVLLSPAGPVLLDWDSAGWYLPGYDLATLWSVLGDAPVARRHISQLAQNAGPASRDAFLVNLMLVLTREIRRYETAVQRTMREPTPTGTPGPGLPGVPAAGEEQRLLLRRLHDDCQMARRAVRAAVGTR from the coding sequence ATGTATGCAGCATCGTCCGCCGTGACCGCCCCCACCCGGCCGTACCGCCCGCACCCCACCGGAAGCGGGCCGTATCTCGACCCCTCCCCTTCCGCGGGGGCGGTCACCGGTCTTCCCGGCGGCCGTACCCGGCGGATGCAGGGGACGAGCTCCCAACCGCTCAGCGGGAGACTCGACTTGTCCGGCCCCCAGGGCGCCCAGTTGCGCGCCGCCGTCGCCTCGGTCCAGCGGATCTGCCCGGAGTTCAACCCGGTGCAGGTGCTGCGCCGCAGCAGCAGGTCCGTCCTTCTCGTCGGCACGACAGGCCGGATGACCGCGGTCGCCAAGTGTTTACTGGACCATTCCCCCGCCTGGGCGGAGAGGTTCCGGCAGGAAATAAGTGCATACCGCGCATTCGTCCGGCATCGTCCGCCGGTTCGGGTGCCGCGGCTGGTGGCGGCCGATCCCGACAACTGCACCCTGATCGTGGAGCGGATGCCCGGCCGGGTCGCGGCGCTGACCCGGCACCCGTCCGAGGCGCCGCCCCGTGCGGACGTACGGGCCGCGCTCAGCGCGATCTGCCGGATCAACCTCTGGCGTCCGCCGGCCGGGCTGTTCGACGCCCCGCTGGACTACGCGGGCCGGATCGGCCGGTACCACGACCTGGGGCTGCTGACCGACCGGGACCTCGGTGACCTGCAGAAACTGGTGCACGGCCTGTCGCATACGCAGGGCCAGTTCTGCCACGGCGATGCGCTGCTGAACAATGTGCTGCTCTCCCCCGCGGGTCCGGTCCTGCTGGACTGGGACAGCGCGGGCTGGTACCTGCCGGGCTACGATCTGGCGACCCTGTGGTCCGTGCTCGGCGACGCACCGGTGGCCCGTCGGCACATCAGCCAGCTCGCCCAGAACGCGGGACCGGCCTCGCGGGACGCCTTCCTGGTGAATCTGATGCTGGTGCTCACCCGCGAGATCCGACGTTACGAAACCGCGGTCCAACGGACCATGCGCGAACCCACGCCGACGGGGACACCGGGCCCGGGACTGCCCGGCGTGCCTGCGGCGGGCGAGGAGCAGCGGCTGCTCCTGCGCCGGCTGCACGACGACTGCCAGATGGCGCGCCGTGCGGTACGGGCGGCGGTCGGCACCCGCTGA
- a CDS encoding DNA-binding protein NsdB yields MDRQPNTRLADLFGLAGWSKGELARLVNRQAAAMGHPQLATDTSRVRRWIDMGETPRDPVPKVLASLFTERLGRVVTIEDLGFARTGRSGKRQAMDGLPWAPERTAAVLTEFTGMDLMLNRRGLVGAGAALAAGSALTGAMYDWLHTDPAPAGAARHPDPYASDSLDELDQIGLDRYEAAPVGSQEIDALERSVEVFRAWDAARGGGLQRKAVVGQLNEVGGMLAYRHPDHLQRRLWGVAANLAVLAGWMSHDVGLEPTAQKYFIIAAHAAREGGDRPRAGEALSRAARQMVHLGRPDDALDLMKLAKSGSGEETLPRTRAMLHTIEAWAQASKGHGQAMRRTLGEAEELFVSDKGDVPPPSWMQMFDEADLHGMQALAFRTLADHDPSAARIAQHHATRALRLRENGRQRSQIFDYISMASACFIGNDPEQADRYARLALVSIGENSSHRTWDRLREMFRLTGQYANHGKIQDLREEIQHVLPKAKPKTKGSGLGPGIGSGLGGNFSA; encoded by the coding sequence GTGGACAGGCAGCCGAACACCCGTCTCGCGGACCTTTTCGGCCTGGCCGGATGGTCCAAAGGAGAGCTGGCGAGACTGGTCAACCGGCAGGCGGCGGCCATGGGGCATCCGCAGCTGGCGACCGACACCTCGCGAGTGCGGCGCTGGATCGACATGGGGGAGACCCCGCGCGATCCGGTGCCCAAGGTCCTGGCTTCCCTGTTCACCGAGCGCCTCGGCCGTGTCGTAACCATCGAGGATCTCGGGTTCGCAAGAACCGGTCGCTCGGGGAAGCGGCAGGCCATGGACGGTCTGCCGTGGGCTCCCGAACGGACCGCTGCGGTCCTCACGGAATTCACGGGAATGGACCTCATGCTCAACCGACGCGGCTTGGTGGGTGCGGGCGCCGCACTCGCCGCGGGCTCCGCACTCACCGGCGCCATGTACGACTGGCTGCACACCGACCCGGCCCCGGCCGGCGCCGCACGCCACCCCGACCCGTACGCCTCCGATTCCCTCGACGAACTCGACCAGATCGGCCTCGACCGCTACGAGGCGGCCCCCGTGGGCTCACAGGAGATCGATGCGCTGGAGCGCTCGGTCGAGGTGTTCCGCGCCTGGGACGCGGCCCGCGGGGGCGGGCTGCAGCGCAAGGCCGTGGTGGGCCAGCTCAACGAGGTCGGCGGCATGCTCGCCTACCGCCACCCCGATCATCTGCAGCGCAGGCTGTGGGGGGTGGCCGCCAACCTGGCGGTGCTGGCCGGCTGGATGTCCCATGACGTGGGCCTGGAGCCCACCGCCCAGAAGTACTTCATCATCGCCGCCCATGCGGCGCGCGAGGGCGGCGACCGCCCGCGCGCCGGCGAGGCGCTCTCCCGTGCCGCTCGCCAGATGGTGCATCTGGGCCGCCCCGACGATGCGCTGGATCTGATGAAGCTGGCCAAGTCCGGCTCCGGCGAGGAAACCCTGCCGCGCACCCGCGCCATGCTGCACACCATCGAGGCCTGGGCGCAGGCGTCCAAGGGCCACGGCCAGGCGATGCGCCGCACCTTGGGCGAGGCGGAGGAGCTCTTCGTCTCGGACAAGGGCGATGTGCCGCCACCGAGCTGGATGCAGATGTTCGACGAGGCGGATCTGCACGGCATGCAGGCACTGGCGTTCCGTACGCTCGCCGATCACGATCCGTCGGCCGCCAGGATCGCCCAGCACCACGCCACGCGGGCGCTGCGGCTACGGGAGAACGGCCGCCAGCGGTCGCAGATCTTCGACTACATCTCGATGGCATCGGCCTGCTTCATCGGCAACGACCCCGAACAGGCCGACCGCTACGCCCGGCTGGCGCTGGTGTCCATCGGGGAGAACTCCTCGCACCGCACCTGGGACCGGCTCCGCGAGATGTTCCGGCTCACGGGGCAGTACGCGAACCACGGCAAGATCCAGGACCTGCGCGAGGAGATCCAGCATGTCCTGCCGAAGGCAAAGCCCAAGACCAAGGGGTCGGGTCTCGGCCCCGGCATCGGATCGGGTCTCGGAGGGAACTTCTCGGCCTGA
- a CDS encoding CGNR zinc finger domain-containing protein, translating into MTATRLALEFAVTLRHDGHGGVADDLAGPEGLAVWVRERSALLDCAAGPALPDEALHTAVRELRAAVRSLFARAVRPGPPSSADAHRLLPEEEALRRLNVAAALVPTAPRLSWEPGAPPVVRHHPTGSPASADRIVAALARAALDFFTGPDRALLRACPAPRCVRYFVKDHARQEWCTPSCGNRARVARHHERRREVKDDAP; encoded by the coding sequence ATGACCGCAACACGGCTCGCACTCGAATTCGCCGTCACCCTCCGCCATGACGGGCACGGGGGCGTCGCCGATGACCTGGCCGGCCCGGAAGGGCTCGCGGTCTGGGTGCGCGAGCGGTCAGCACTGCTCGACTGCGCGGCCGGCCCCGCCCTCCCGGACGAGGCGTTGCACACCGCCGTGCGGGAGCTGCGGGCCGCGGTCCGGTCGCTGTTCGCCCGCGCCGTCCGGCCGGGCCCGCCCAGCTCCGCCGATGCCCACCGGCTGCTCCCGGAGGAGGAGGCGCTCCGGAGGCTGAACGTCGCCGCGGCCCTGGTCCCCACGGCACCCCGGCTCAGCTGGGAGCCCGGCGCGCCGCCCGTCGTGCGGCACCACCCGACGGGCTCCCCGGCCTCCGCCGACCGGATCGTCGCCGCGCTGGCCCGTGCCGCCCTGGACTTCTTCACCGGTCCTGACCGGGCGCTGCTGCGGGCCTGCCCCGCCCCACGCTGTGTGCGCTATTTCGTCAAGGACCACGCCCGCCAGGAGTGGTGCACCCCCTCGTGCGGCAATCGCGCCCGGGTCGCCCGCCACCACGAGCGACGCCGGGAAGTGAAGGACGACGCCCCGTAG
- a CDS encoding N-acetylmuramoyl-L-alanine amidase, whose protein sequence is MRGSAPEDEKRFHRPALRRSVTAVAAAVLLLPLSGTPSAQAGQPRSDALQRAFTEAAARFHVPRSVLLGVSYLESRWDSHGGAPSVSGGYGPMHLTDTRTALTRAPEFSQGTEDARGDGARPTKRVPAEAAKRAALPAQLPARLRTLTTAATLAGLPAERLRTDPAANVLGGAALLATEQRKLGHSAGGDPAQWYEAVARYGGQDNMRGGRAFADEVYDVLRRGQTRTTDAGQRVTLAASPELAPDATQQKRLGAPATKASPGRAERKPECPQHVACESVPAPYEEFGDGDYGNHDKADRPEDMRVSTIAIHDTEGSWETTLKLIKDPTYVSWHYTIRSSDGLIAQHVPTKDVAWHAGNWYINSHSVGIEHEGFLAAPDAWYTEAMYRTSARLVKYLSRKYDVPLDRQHILGHDNVPGTTTATIPGMHTDPGPYWDWAHYFSLLGKPFKAASGTHGGLVTIRPDYDRNKPVYTGCEKAGDTCAPHGSAAVRLYTAPDASAPLVKDVGLHPDGSDSTTGVNDTGARASTGQRFAVAGRSGDWTAIWYLGQKAWFRNPHHAPTAVNAEGMIATPKAGREEIPVYGRAYPEKEAYPDGVPYQTVSALPYKLAAGQKYAVGDRMAGDYFYAPTFDLSKHAIVRGEDVYYEIQLGHRVGYVRAADVDVRRSGS, encoded by the coding sequence TTGCGAGGATCCGCCCCGGAAGACGAGAAGAGATTCCACCGCCCCGCCCTGCGCAGATCCGTCACCGCCGTGGCAGCGGCGGTCCTGCTGCTGCCGCTCTCGGGGACGCCGTCCGCACAGGCCGGCCAGCCCCGGTCGGATGCTCTGCAGCGGGCCTTCACCGAGGCCGCCGCCCGCTTCCATGTGCCGCGCAGTGTGCTGCTCGGGGTCTCGTACCTGGAGTCCCGCTGGGACAGCCATGGCGGCGCGCCCAGCGTCTCCGGGGGCTACGGTCCGATGCATCTGACCGACACCCGCACCGCGCTGACGCGCGCGCCGGAGTTCAGCCAGGGCACCGAGGACGCCCGGGGCGACGGCGCACGGCCGACCAAGCGGGTGCCGGCCGAGGCCGCGAAGCGGGCCGCGCTGCCCGCCCAACTCCCCGCCCGGCTGCGGACCTTGACGACGGCCGCCACGCTGGCCGGCCTCCCGGCCGAGCGGCTGCGCACCGACCCCGCGGCGAATGTCCTCGGCGGAGCGGCACTGCTCGCCACCGAGCAGCGCAAGCTGGGGCACTCCGCCGGCGGCGACCCGGCACAGTGGTACGAGGCGGTGGCGCGCTACGGCGGCCAGGACAACATGCGTGGCGGCCGGGCCTTCGCGGACGAGGTGTACGACGTGCTGCGCCGGGGCCAGACGCGGACGACCGATGCGGGACAGCGGGTCACGCTGGCCGCCTCGCCGGAGCTGGCCCCCGACGCCACACAGCAGAAACGTCTCGGCGCGCCGGCCACGAAGGCATCGCCCGGACGGGCCGAACGCAAGCCGGAGTGCCCGCAGCACGTCGCCTGCGAGTCCGTTCCGGCACCGTACGAGGAGTTCGGAGACGGCGACTACGGCAATCACGACAAGGCGGACCGGCCCGAGGACATGCGGGTCAGCACCATCGCCATCCATGACACCGAGGGCTCATGGGAGACGACGCTCAAGCTGATCAAGGACCCGACCTATGTGTCCTGGCACTACACCATCCGCTCCTCGGACGGTCTGATCGCCCAGCATGTGCCGACCAAGGACGTCGCCTGGCACGCGGGCAACTGGTACATCAACTCGCACTCCGTCGGCATCGAGCACGAGGGCTTCCTCGCCGCGCCGGACGCCTGGTACACGGAGGCGATGTACCGCACCTCGGCCCGGCTGGTGAAGTATCTGAGCCGCAAGTACGACGTGCCGCTCGACCGGCAGCACATCCTGGGCCACGACAACGTTCCCGGTACCACCACGGCCACGATCCCCGGCATGCACACCGACCCCGGCCCGTACTGGGACTGGGCGCACTACTTCTCCCTGCTGGGCAAGCCGTTCAAGGCCGCCTCGGGCACGCACGGCGGGCTGGTCACCATCCGCCCGGACTACGACCGCAACAAGCCGGTGTACACGGGCTGCGAGAAGGCCGGCGACACCTGCGCGCCGCACGGTTCCGCGGCGGTCCGGCTGTACACCGCGCCGGACGCGAGCGCACCGTTGGTCAAGGACGTCGGACTGCACCCGGACGGCAGCGACTCGACCACGGGCGTGAACGACACCGGTGCCCGTGCCTCGACCGGCCAGCGGTTCGCGGTGGCGGGCCGGTCCGGTGACTGGACGGCGATCTGGTACCTCGGGCAGAAGGCGTGGTTCCGCAACCCGCACCACGCGCCGACGGCGGTGAACGCCGAGGGGATGATCGCCACGCCGAAGGCCGGCCGGGAGGAGATCCCGGTCTACGGCCGCGCGTACCCGGAGAAGGAGGCCTACCCGGACGGGGTGCCGTACCAGACGGTCTCCGCCCTGCCGTACAAGCTCGCCGCCGGCCAGAAGTACGCGGTCGGGGACCGGATGGCGGGCGACTACTTCTACGCGCCGACCTTCGATCTCTCCAAGCACGCGATCGTGCGCGGCGAGGACGTCTACTACGAGATCCAGCTCGGGCACCGGGTCGGCTACGTGCGGGCGGCCGACGTCGATGTGCGCCGCTCGGGTTCCTAG
- a CDS encoding pyridoxine/pyridoxamine 5'-phosphate oxidase: MADVRQLLRDIPVFTGDLPAFDPLETPDDPVELFTAWLLGAVRAQVPEPHAMTVSTAGADGNPSARTLILKDIDADGWRFAAHRDSTKGRELADRPYAALTFYWQPLARQVRVRGPVVRESAERAAADFLARSPGARAEALLGRQSRPLGDLAERDAAVTESAARLAREPGLVAPGWTLHTVRAESVEFWQGDKDRKHTRLAYHRADGGWRKELLWP, translated from the coding sequence ATGGCTGACGTACGTCAACTACTGCGCGATATACCGGTGTTCACGGGGGACCTGCCCGCATTCGATCCGCTGGAGACACCCGACGACCCGGTGGAACTGTTCACCGCCTGGCTGCTCGGCGCCGTACGGGCCCAGGTGCCCGAGCCACATGCGATGACGGTCTCCACCGCCGGCGCCGACGGCAATCCGTCGGCCCGGACACTGATCCTCAAGGACATCGACGCGGACGGCTGGCGATTCGCCGCACATCGCGACAGCACCAAGGGGCGCGAGCTGGCGGACCGCCCGTACGCCGCCCTGACCTTCTACTGGCAGCCGCTCGCCCGCCAAGTGCGCGTCCGCGGCCCGGTGGTGCGGGAGAGCGCGGAGCGCGCGGCCGCGGACTTCCTCGCCCGCAGCCCCGGCGCTCGGGCCGAGGCGCTGCTCGGGCGGCAGAGCCGTCCCCTGGGCGACCTGGCCGAACGGGACGCGGCGGTGACGGAGTCGGCGGCCCGTCTCGCCCGCGAACCCGGCCTGGTCGCGCCCGGATGGACGCTGCACACGGTGCGTGCCGAGTCGGTGGAGTTCTGGCAGGGCGACAAGGACCGCAAGCACACCCGGCTGGCCTACCACCGGGCCGACGGCGGATGGCGGAAGGAGCTCCTGTGGCCGTGA
- a CDS encoding MFS transporter → MRILPPPGAPRVLAAAQLSNSLGDGAFYVCSALYFTRVIGLSATQIGLGLTLAWAVGSVTGVPLGALADRRGPRGTAVLLAVATGAAVLSFLFIRSYGLFLLAACLYATAQCGLAAARQALLAGLVTPTTRTRVLAHLQSTLNAGLAVGAALGGLALQYDTREAYLSVFALDGASFMLCALVLLRLPGVPPVPAGAGGTPRLAVLRDRPYALVTLLNAVLLLRMPLLSLAVPLWIISRTDAPSWMVSALFVLNTLGVMAFQVRMAAGVTGPRTAARAVRRSCLIMLASCAAFALSAAGSAWTAGTALVVGAVLQVIAEMQQSAGSWQISFALAPAHQVGQYQGFFGTGVPVARTLGPLLLTALLVTWGVPGWLVLGGVFLAAGFAMGPAVRWAERDRAVTADPRPDTAVATATATASASATETAMAGPPGSAG, encoded by the coding sequence ATGCGGATCCTGCCGCCGCCCGGAGCGCCACGCGTTCTGGCCGCCGCCCAGCTGAGCAACTCGCTTGGTGATGGCGCGTTCTACGTGTGCTCGGCCCTCTACTTCACGCGTGTCATCGGCCTCTCCGCCACCCAGATCGGGCTCGGCCTCACGCTCGCGTGGGCCGTCGGTTCGGTGACGGGGGTGCCGCTGGGGGCGCTCGCCGACCGCCGGGGGCCGCGCGGCACGGCGGTGCTGCTCGCCGTGGCCACCGGTGCCGCGGTCCTGTCCTTCCTGTTCATCCGCTCCTACGGGCTGTTCCTGCTGGCCGCGTGTCTGTACGCCACCGCTCAGTGCGGCCTGGCGGCGGCCCGGCAGGCGCTGCTCGCCGGACTCGTGACGCCCACAACCCGCACGCGCGTCCTCGCCCATCTCCAGTCCACGCTCAACGCGGGACTGGCCGTCGGTGCCGCCCTCGGCGGGCTGGCGCTGCAGTACGACACCCGCGAGGCCTATCTCTCGGTCTTCGCGCTGGACGGGGCGAGCTTCATGCTCTGCGCGCTGGTGCTGCTCCGGCTTCCCGGAGTTCCGCCCGTACCGGCCGGCGCCGGCGGCACACCCCGCCTCGCGGTGCTCCGCGACCGCCCCTACGCGCTCGTCACGCTGCTCAACGCGGTACTGCTGCTGCGAATGCCGCTGCTCAGCCTGGCGGTCCCGCTGTGGATCATCTCGCGCACGGACGCGCCGAGTTGGATGGTCTCGGCGCTGTTCGTCCTCAACACCCTGGGAGTGATGGCGTTCCAGGTCAGGATGGCCGCAGGCGTCACCGGGCCGCGCACGGCCGCGCGCGCCGTCCGGCGCTCGTGCCTGATCATGCTCGCCTCGTGCGCGGCCTTCGCCCTGTCCGCCGCCGGTTCGGCCTGGACGGCGGGCACGGCGCTCGTCGTGGGCGCGGTGCTCCAGGTCATCGCCGAGATGCAGCAGTCCGCCGGCTCGTGGCAGATCAGCTTCGCCCTGGCCCCCGCACACCAAGTCGGCCAGTACCAGGGCTTCTTCGGCACCGGCGTGCCCGTGGCCCGCACCCTCGGACCGCTGCTGCTCACCGCCCTGCTGGTGACCTGGGGTGTACCGGGCTGGCTGGTGCTGGGCGGCGTCTTCCTCGCGGCCGGGTTCGCGATGGGGCCCGCCGTGCGGTGGGCGGAGCGCGACCGTGCGGTCACGGCGGACCCGCGACCGGATACCGCCGTGGCAACGGCAACGGCAACGGCATCGGCAAGCGCAACGGAAACGGCGATGGCCGGCCCGCCCGGCAGTGCCGGCTGA
- a CDS encoding leucine-rich repeat domain-containing protein, with translation MSRPRSATPPVLNLWKAGLGSVPAEVWRHEDWEVLILADNALTEVPAALGRLRALHTLDLGHNALTAVPDEIGDLAGLTRFLYLHDNRLTTLPDALGNLDRLGYLNVGENPLGELPAALGRMTGLIELHAQRAELTSLPETLGQLGRLRELWLGGNALTELPGSVSALHELRVLELRDNALPGVPDALHALPLLRRVDLRGNRIATLPPWIARLPALEKLDLRWNAVDDGAETVLALRRRGCVVLT, from the coding sequence ATGTCCCGTCCCCGCTCCGCCACCCCTCCCGTCCTCAACCTCTGGAAGGCGGGCCTGGGTTCGGTGCCCGCCGAGGTCTGGCGGCACGAGGACTGGGAGGTGCTGATCCTCGCCGACAACGCCCTCACCGAGGTTCCGGCGGCGCTCGGCCGGCTGCGTGCGCTGCACACCCTCGACCTCGGGCACAACGCGCTGACCGCGGTCCCCGACGAGATCGGCGACCTCGCCGGACTCACCCGCTTCCTCTACCTGCACGACAACCGGCTCACCACCCTGCCGGACGCGCTGGGCAACCTGGACCGGCTCGGCTACCTCAACGTCGGCGAGAATCCGCTCGGCGAGCTGCCGGCGGCGCTCGGCCGGATGACCGGACTGATCGAACTCCATGCACAGCGCGCGGAGTTGACCTCGCTCCCCGAGACACTGGGGCAACTCGGCCGCCTTCGGGAACTGTGGCTGGGCGGCAATGCGCTCACGGAACTGCCCGGAAGCGTCTCGGCGCTGCACGAGCTGAGGGTGCTGGAGCTCCGGGACAACGCCCTGCCCGGCGTCCCCGACGCGCTGCACGCGCTGCCGCTGCTGCGCCGGGTGGACCTGCGCGGAAACCGGATCGCGACGCTGCCGCCATGGATCGCGCGGCTGCCGGCGCTGGAGAAACTGGATCTGCGCTGGAACGCCGTCGACGACGGAGCGGAAACGGTGCTGGCGCTCCGGCGGCGGGGGTGTGTGGTGCTCACCTGA
- a CDS encoding ACT domain-containing protein yields the protein MTGERDLRALLSGMRPERNEGRFVFTTVPGAVPDGLTPVVTVAEPEGRTLVVPQEEADRAGLAYDYVAGWITLRVHSALDAVGLTAAVATALAQAGLSCNVVAGFHHDHLFVPHDATDEALRRLRALADQA from the coding sequence ATGACGGGCGAACGCGATCTCCGGGCCCTGCTGAGCGGGATGCGTCCCGAGCGGAACGAGGGCCGTTTTGTCTTTACGACCGTGCCCGGCGCGGTCCCCGACGGGCTGACACCGGTGGTCACCGTCGCCGAGCCCGAAGGCCGCACCCTCGTCGTCCCTCAGGAGGAGGCCGACCGTGCGGGCCTGGCGTACGACTACGTCGCCGGCTGGATCACCCTGCGGGTGCACTCCGCCCTGGACGCGGTCGGGCTGACCGCCGCCGTGGCCACCGCACTCGCCCAGGCCGGCCTCAGCTGCAATGTCGTCGCCGGTTTCCACCACGATCACCTCTTCGTGCCGCATGACGCGACCGACGAGGCGCTGCGCCGGCTGCGCGCACTCGCCGACCAGGCATAA
- a CDS encoding serine hydrolase domain-containing protein, with protein sequence MPGAIIEVRDGRAEWRATSGVARLSDGRRVRAGDRFRAGSVTKSFVATVVLQLVAERRIGLDDPIEQHLPGLVPPGRHGEHVTVRQLLNHTSGLPDYLADVLLQRPDAIRALRSARYTPRELVAMAVAKGWKFDPGTQGAWAYSNTNYVVLGLLVERVAGHSLGQEIARRIIRPLHLTDTSFPSSAQLPGPHMDGYEWLDGPAADPADLTEYSPAILWSAGTLISTVHDLNSFFRELAEGKLLPAHLLREMRTMRAMGSDRPGRSYGLGLEGNVNYCHWQGPVWGHSGSVAGYNTFSFTTADGRRQVTLALSRDFTKTPEADAAARRILTTTLCGPGHGNDPGEVRAFRGSTDFRYGPVRMPLQSACFRRPTSALRTRTRAPAVSITPAPYTPRAHDDANTLEPRRRPSGSFRDNPQVRSNSPSRASRTKARHSAGVKINAGSSGLRRLRIAM encoded by the coding sequence GTGCCCGGCGCGATCATCGAGGTGCGTGACGGGCGCGCTGAGTGGCGCGCGACCAGCGGTGTTGCGCGGCTGAGCGACGGGCGGCGGGTAAGGGCCGGCGACCGTTTCCGCGCGGGAAGCGTGACCAAGAGCTTTGTCGCGACGGTCGTCCTCCAGCTTGTCGCGGAGCGGCGGATCGGCCTTGACGATCCCATCGAGCAGCACCTCCCCGGACTGGTGCCGCCCGGGAGACATGGGGAGCACGTCACGGTACGGCAGTTGCTGAACCACACCAGCGGGTTGCCGGACTACCTGGCCGATGTACTGCTGCAGAGACCTGATGCGATACGGGCCCTGAGGTCCGCCCGCTACACGCCGCGCGAGCTGGTGGCGATGGCCGTGGCAAAGGGCTGGAAGTTCGATCCCGGGACGCAGGGGGCCTGGGCGTACTCCAACACCAACTACGTCGTTCTGGGGCTCCTGGTGGAACGCGTCGCCGGACACTCTCTCGGCCAGGAGATCGCTCGGCGCATCATCCGCCCTCTGCACCTCACCGACACCTCCTTCCCCTCATCCGCACAGCTGCCCGGTCCGCACATGGACGGCTATGAATGGCTGGACGGCCCCGCCGCCGACCCGGCCGATCTCACCGAGTACAGCCCTGCAATCCTCTGGAGCGCCGGAACGCTGATCTCGACCGTCCATGACCTGAACAGCTTCTTCCGTGAACTTGCAGAGGGGAAGCTGCTGCCCGCGCACCTGCTGCGGGAGATGCGCACCATGCGAGCCATGGGCAGCGACCGACCGGGGCGCTCCTACGGGCTGGGGCTGGAGGGCAACGTCAACTACTGCCATTGGCAAGGCCCGGTGTGGGGCCACAGCGGCAGTGTCGCCGGGTACAACACGTTCAGCTTCACCACGGCTGATGGCAGGCGACAGGTCACCCTCGCGCTCAGCAGGGACTTCACCAAGACTCCGGAGGCCGACGCCGCGGCCCGGCGGATCCTCACCACCACGCTCTGCGGCCCAGGCCACGGGAACGATCCTGGTGAGGTGCGCGCATTCCGCGGTTCCACGGATTTCCGTTACGGTCCCGTGCGGATGCCACTGCAGTCAGCCTGCTTCCGCCGGCCGACGAGTGCCCTACGCACCCGCACCCGAGCACCCGCAGTGTCGATCACTCCGGCGCCGTACACACCTCGCGCACACGACGATGCGAACACTCTCGAGCCACGTCGCCGACCCTCCGGATCATTCCGGGACAACCCTCAGGTGAGATCGAATTCGCCCTCGCGGGCGTCGAGGACGAAGGCGCGCCACTCGGCGGGGGTGAAGATCAATGCCGGGAGCTCCGGGCTGCGGCGGTTGCGCATCGCGATGTAG